From Theileria annulata chromosome 1, complete sequence, *** SEQUENCING IN PROGRESS ***, one genomic window encodes:
- a CDS encoding uncharacterized protein (Tap349e08.q2ks7.cand.111 - score = 76.94), producing MESSFNSFQYTSSGFKRPNLTPDNNDVSEESLENKPKRTFGFFSASKLDANNPNNEDSSFLKNYKPDENLLKSHWLFSDESPVNQVSNTNSFTHLNNAFNSYNQSSIATTRATSIETPTGFKLASGKQCDYYNADKNEEFRKLLGLDDEDVTIESLKASVPRFTNANNMIQNSNQNLNVNVNLKPEQTFRQNTSVYEDSNSDSNSNAETISDIPSQDSGKLSYTDFWNHQCTFTQYYSSNMSLEVISDLWSKYGNPLLVNYANAERYNYLLFTHQNDYVSVGGLNEIVSCFKKIVSKSNLNM from the coding sequence atggaATCATCTTTTAATAGTTTTCAATACACATCGAGTGGTTTTAAGAGACCTAATTTAACTCCAGACAATAATGATGTTTCAGAGGAATCTTTGGAAAACAAGCCTAAAAGAACATTCGGATTCTTCTCAGCATCAAAACTGGATGCCAACAATCCAAATAACGAAGATTCGTCGTTTCTAAAAAACTATAAACCTGACGaaaatcttttaaaatcaCATTGGTTGTTTTCCGATGAATCACCGGTTAACCAAGTTTCAAACACGAATTCATTTACACACTTAAATAATGCATTTAACAGCTATAATCAAAGTTCTATCGCAACAACCAGAGCAACGTCAATTGAAACACCAACGGGTTTCAAGTTAGCATCTGGCAAACAGTGTGACTATTATAACGCGGATAAGAACGAGGAGTTTAGGAAGCTTTTAGGCCTGGACGACGAGGATGTGACAATAGAGTCATTAAAGGCCTCTGTTCCTCGATTCACAAACGCGAACAATATGATTCAAAACTCGAACCAAAATCTAAATGTAAACGTAAATTTGAAGCCTGAACAGACTTTTAGGCAGAACACTAGCGTTTACGAAGATTCGAACTCAGACTCGAATTCTAACGCGGAAACGATTTCAGACATTCCATCACAGGACTCCGGAAAACTGTCATACACAGATTTTTGGAACCACCAATGTACTTTTACACAGTATTATAGCTCAAACATGTCACTGGAGGTGATTTCTGACCTCTGGAGCAAGTATGGGAATCCATTACTTGTAAACTACGCAAACGCAGAAAGGTACAATTATCTGTTGTTCACACATCAAAATGATTATGTAAGTGTTGGTGGTCTAAATGAAATCGTTTCCTGCTTTAAGAAAATCGTCTCAAAATCAAATCTAAACATGTAA
- a CDS encoding Tpr-related protein family member, putative (Tap349e08.q2ks7.cand.113 - score = 63.43;~10 probable transmembrane helices predicted for TA06370 by TMHMM2.0 at aa 13-35, 576-598, 605-627, 642-659, 668-690, 710-732, 745-767, 815-837, 858-880 and 890-912), which produces MPTTNYKEDPENQALQIVAYMFAGLAMMLNIRLSYSAAPYALLRFKLPENLFSVFVRTTSSALELWCIPSMLIGNIMEQFYNHTQDTSSYHYVGLKNYASEIEKKAGKLKTIAGAQSTSELASTENTDLQQSSNYPQTKLEGKANLLKGAAQLLHKVAKALEEAVQNDGTLNPLKDGAGKLKDAAKTTGSGGLFEKAEALAGVTTSENASSQADKVIKAFDKVETQYTELINTANTSGLTNDSKVIEVVKSYHEVKTIYYQMIITFRIKQKAEAFHSAAEELQTQAGKAQPSTNPKLKALNTHASAEMGDLVAKANQLKTEAEKLHNATDANIVTKYLAVVQKYNELEKKPAFKAALEDPSSKSTVEKATKEFSVLKKSFENVLMLRVQELSEKSGDLKNAASALSSDSLLGLTEEAGKLRDAAMSSTGTEGLKQKATALVTAIKGASGGNNAEATKVITAFEDVTAKYQALTGHANYNTNKGNAKVIAVDDAYKDLQKVYDSILNLAKLAKKTSELNSAASDPTKVIENFNAVVTAYNALDRERKSQVQKQFEALQTEYSEAIYKYKFHIITVPSMITNWLNFLTFVILLIIFVTGGDQGHVTGYYVIMAISGFVFGINMVLVYAVDYRYLPFYMAGENSFPMVTSMILYFATSIFGNRRKYNSDYVVVVIDVSIAILIALVAASLWTVAFYKYRTPKYGDLTPDPLNLVSPVAMVIVGMGLVYSIYPGIAPGMIVPFYLIDKIEMVLLVATAFPPVIIAILRLKAPNWSPSTKFVWHGFGKPNTGMGGWKRYASDHNWAAGTDCAKDNKDVHGWIWHFFDILIPLQISLAVIFIYSIHYRDSNISRSIVNQPKMSTFLTIVFYMCHEILLALGFPGMVGNGGAGGQVLLPVQYVGALLMVFLAFYSIGYITEYKRHDPSKWPTEGMTKWNAMCYWLKMASKITNKNFKQLFTTDLRRDLVLSDKETKFIIHVNINSIYTSIIIL; this is translated from the coding sequence ATGCCTACTACGAATTATAAGGAAGATCCTGAAAATCAAGCTCTACAGATTGTGGCATATATGTTTGCTGGTCTTGCTATGATGCTTAACATTAGACTTTCTTACAGTGCTGCTCCATATGCATTGCTGAGGTTCAAGTTACCTGAAAATCTCTTCAGTGTCTTCGTTAGGACTACTTCAAGTGCACTGGAGCTATGGTGTATTCCAAGTATGCTCATTGGTAACATAATGGAACAATTCTATAACCACACTCAAGATACTTCATCATATCATTACGTAGGACTCAAAAACTATGCCTCTGAAATAGAGAAGAAGGCAGGAAAACTTAAAACCATTGCTGGGGCACAATCCACCAGTGAGCTTGCTTCAACTGAGAATACTGATCTCCAACAATCTAGTAATTATCCTCAAACTAAACTCGAGGGAAAAGCCAATCTACTAAAGGGTGCGGCCCAATTGCTTCACAAAGTAGCCAAAGCACTAGAGGAGGCTGTTCAGAATGATGGTACACTTAATCCACTTAAAGATGGTGCCGGAAAACTTAAGGATGCAGCCAAGACAACTGGTAGTGGTGGCCTATTCGAGAAAGCAGAGGCACTAGCTGGTGTTACGACTAGTGAAAATGCTAGTTCTCAGGCCGATAAAGTCATAAAAGCATTTGACAAGGTTGAAACCCAGTACACCGAACTAATTAATACAGCCAATACTAGTGGGCTAACCAATGATTCTAAGGTCATTGAGGTTGTCAAGTCATACCATGAGGTTAAgacaatttattatcaaatgatCATCACCTTTAGGATCAAACAGAAAGCCGAAGCATTTCACAGTGCGGCCGAAGAACTTCAGACTCAGGCTGGTAAGGCTCAGCCTAGTACTAATCCAAAACTTAAAGCACTTAATACTCACGCCAGTGCTGAAATGGGTGATCTAGTTGCTAAAGCTAACCAACTTAAAACTGAGGCTGAAAAGCTACATAATGCCACTGACGCTAACATCGTAACGAAGTACCTAGCTGTGgtacaaaaatataatgagCTTGAAAAAAAACCAGCGTTCAAAGCAGCACTAGAAGACCCTTCATCTAAAAGTACAGTAGAAAAGGCCACCAAAGAGTTTAGTGTCCTTAAGAAGTCCTTTGAAAATGTTCTTATGCTTAGGGTCCAGGAATTATCCGAAAAATCAGGAGATCTTAAGAATGCAGCCTCTGCACTATCTAGTGATAGTCTTCTTGGACTTACCGAAGAAGCCGGAAAACTTAGGGATGCTGCCATGAGTAGCACTGGTACTGAAGGTCTTAAACAGAAAGCAACTGCACTGGTAACTGCTATCAAAGGTGCTTCTGGCGGTAATAATGCTGAGGCCACTAAAGTCATAACGGCATTTGAAGACGTCACAGCGAAGTACCAAGCACTAACAGGTCATGCGAATTACAATACCAATAAAGGAAATGCTAAGGTAATCGCTGTTGATGATGCCTACAAGGATCTCCAGAAAGTATATGACTCCATCCTAAACCTTGCCAAACTAGCGAAGAAGACCTCAGAACTAAACAGTGCAGCCAGTGATCCCACCAAAGTCATTGAGAACTTCAATGCAGTCGTTACAGCCTATAACGCACTAGATCGTGAGAGAAAGTCCCAAGTTCAAAAACAATTCGAAGCACTTCAGACAGAGTATTCTGAGgctatatataaatataagtTTCATATCATTACAGTTCCGTCCATGATAACTAATTGGTTAAACTTTCTTACATTCGTAATCCTGTTGATAATTTTTGTCACTGGTGGTGATCAAGGTCACGTTACTGGTTATTATGTGATTATGGCCATTTCCGGATTCGTGtttggtattaatatgGTCCTTGTGTATGCTGTAGATTATAGATATCTTCCATTCTATATGGCTGGTGAAAATTCATTTCCAATGGTAACCTCAATGATACTATACTTTGCCACATCTATATTTGGTAATCGTAGAAAATACAACAGTGACTACGTTGTTGTGGTCATTGACGTATCCATAGCAATACTAATAGCACTTGTGGCTGCTAGTCTGTGGACAGTGGCGTTCTACAAGTATAGGACTCCAAAATATGGTGACCTAACTCCTGATCCTTTGAATCTGGTTTCTCCAGTTGCTATGGTTATTGTAGGTATGGGACTTGTGTATTCTATATATCCTGGAATTGCACCTGGTATGATTGTACCATTCTACCTCATTGACAAGATAGAGATGGTACTACTGGTGGCCACAGCATTTCCACCGGTAATAATTGCCATCCTCAGATTAAAGGCTCCAAACTGGTCTCCATCAACCAAATTCGTATGGCATGGATTTGGTAAACCTAACACAGGCATGGGAGGCTGGAAACGCTATGCATCCGACCACAACTGGGCAGCTGGTACAGACTGCGCCAAAGACAATAAAGATGTTCATGGTTGGATTTGGCACTTCTTTGATATTCTAATTCCACTGCAGATTTCCCTAGctgttatatttatatactcaaTTCACTACAGGGATTCGAATATATCTAGATCTATTGTTAATCAACCTAAAATGTCCACATTTCTCACTATTGTATTTTACATGTGTCATGAGATTCTATTAGCTTTGGGGTTTCCTGGTATGGTAGGAAATGGTGGAGCAGGAGGTCAAGTATTGCTACCAGTTCAGTACGTTGGGGCCCTCTTGATGGTGTTCTTAGCATTTTATAGTATAGGATATATAACTGAATATAAGCGGCACGACCCTTCCAAATGGCCCACCGAGGGCATGACCAAGTGGAATGCGATGTGTTACTGGTTAAAGATGGCGAGCAAAATCACCAACaaaaatttcaaacaaTTGTTTACAACTGATTTACGTAGAGATTTAGTTCTTAGTGATAAAgaaacaaaatttataattcatgttaatattaattcgATATATACTAGTATAATAATcctataa
- a CDS encoding Tpr-related protein family member, putative (Tap349e08.q2ks7.cand.112 - score = 22.78;~11 probable transmembrane helices predicted for TA06360 by TMHMM2.0 at aa 20-39, 112-134, 144-166, 171-193, 208-230, 344-366, 376-393, 420-442, 462-484, 491-513 and 528-550;~Signal anchor predicted for TA06360 by SignalP 2.0 HMM (Signal peptide probability 0.010, signal anchor probability 0.618) with cleavage site probability 0.002 between residues 41 and 42): protein MYKCPSRCQPAEDVRGNCPLLQVAYILAGLAMMLNIRLSYSSAPYALIRFRLPENLFSVFVRRMASSLELWCLPGFIIVDIMDLAVKLTIKGIGSTGDNSLKSKQLKFNSIILLSIVAQWLNFITYVILFFVYLAGGDHGRLTTFYWTIAVSGFVFGISNPLVYAVDYNHVPIYIVGENCFPALTSFMHYITSLMFGNRRKYDSDFLIVGIDIIVAILISFVAAIVWTVAYGFCTDADPMCEITYTTEGANYTIKFKYKGTETEKTGKLTTNTLTGTQIGTTPTKWQYTVKDTTSNIRYTFTHTNGTINAGDAITEQPVTIQYGHVFAEGFSGTNANPYMIAPLLIVLVGMGIVYAIYPGIAPGMIVPFYLIDKIEMVLLIATIFPPVIVAILRRTAGWKDPRSPLCEWSPDNSGGDGSFWHIFDLVVPIMIILAYIFIYSLHYRDSSLSRSIVNQPKMSTALSITFYMCHEISLAVGFAGMIGNAAEWTVLAQMIGAFLMVFLALYSEGYIIEYKSHDPAHWPTERMWYLYGYYQLNHDFFIMIKFNVCSDGYCDFK, encoded by the coding sequence ATGTATAAGTGTCCCTCTAGATGTCAGCCTGCTGAAGATGTTAGGGGCAATTGCCCATTACTTCAGGTCGCATATATTCTTGCTGGACTTGCTATGATGCTTAATATTAGGCTCTCATATAGTTCTGCTCCATATGCACTTATTAGATTCAGATTACCTGAGAATCTATTTAGTGTATTTGTAAGGAGAATGGCCAGTTCTTTGGAACTTTGGTGTCTACCAGGTTTCATCATTGTTGACATAATGGACCTAGCTGTCAAACTAACAATCAAAGGCATAGGCAGCACCGGTGATAACAGCCTCAAATCAAAACAACTCAAGTTCAACTCCATCATTCTTCTTTCCATAGTTGCTCAATGGTTAAATTTTATCACATAcgtaatattattttttgtttatttggCGGGTGGAGACCATGGTCGTCTAACTACATTTTATTGGACTATTGCTGTATCTGGATTTGTTTTTGGTATAAGTAATCCTTTGGTCTATGCTGTTGACTATAATCATGTACCCATCTATATTGTTGGTGAAAATTGTTTTCCAGCTCTAACCTCATTCATGCACTATATTACATCACTCATGTTTGGTAACCGAAGGAAATATGACAGTGACTTTCTAATTGTAGGAATTGACATTATTGTAGCAATACTAATCTCATTTGTGGCAGCTATCGTGTGGACAGTTGCCTATGGATTCTGCACAGATGCTGATCCTATGTGCGAAATTACTTATACTACTGAGGGAGCTAATTACACTATTAAGTTCAAATATAAGGGTACTGAGACTGAAAAGACTGGTAAACTTACTACTAATACCCTTACTGGTACCCAAATTGGTACTACTCCTACTAAATGGCAATATACTGTTAAGGATACTACGTCTAATATCCGTTACACTTTTACACATACTAATGGTACGATTAATGCTGGTGATGCTATAACTGAACAACCTGTTACTATTCAGTATGGTCATGTATTTGCTGAAGGATTCTCTGGTACTAATGCTAATCCATATATGATCGCTCCATTACTTATTGTCCTAGTCGGTATGGGTATAGTTTACGCTATTTACCCTGGTATAGCACCTGGTATGATTGTACCATTCTATCTaattgataagattgaaATGGTACTTCTAATAGCCACCATATTTCCACCGGTAATAGTTGCCATCCTAAGGAGGACTGCTGGGTGGAAAGATCCTAGGTCTCCACTATGTGAATGGTCCCCTGATAATTCAGGAGGTGATGGTTCATTCTGGCATATCTTTGATCTTGTGGTTCCTATTATGATCATTCTAGCctatatattcatttattcaCTACATTATAGAGACTCCTCACTATCTAGGTCTATCGTTAACCAACCTAAGATGTCTACAGCCTTGAgtattacattttatatgtgtcaTGAGATCTCACTAGCTGTGGGATTCGCTGGTATGATAGGTAATGCAGCTGAATGGACAGTGTTAGCTCAAATGATAGGTGCATTCCTTATGGTCTTCCTAGCTCTTTATTCAGAGGGATacattatagaatataaaagtcATGATCCTGCTCATTGGCCCACAGAGAGAATGTGGTATTTATATGGATACTACCAATTAAACCatgatttttttattatgataaagtttaatgtttgttctgatggatactgtgattttaagtaa
- a CDS encoding uncharacterized protein (Tap349e08.q2ks7.cand.111 - score = 76.94) — MNVPLPNPINLIKKLIRLVKTGDSHNDSILTRIFNDHSTPDVPVVLRVESYDGTDVYLFDGSEVYRGVLSDNHIKAVFESKQVRPGSKLLLQGVIFNEINGEFVLLLNFNSISLATRRSIGVQPKYTNVIIKDLVVGGGRVSRVEVVVLKYLPLVYKIWYKCPETMEKKCLTLSENEYLQITQNPESEILGTIESISTVYTMYVVDALVLNENAPLDRHKFLLKSFLTITLNNVDDSISYVLRPLTRFVLTNTMITYHANIDFFYDNQLDFEPVKLSSTPHSKLDVLESNVKFPESLVNKSEMLKNILDKHPCLSVPESISEDEYYERIKIKPEKTRLFLGQICDLNGVVLHVEELEESPKYCYFRVYMSTTMLNIACIKVSYKNVQDQKSQFSITPDIKSLHKRLNDAVMTVTSSGSGPDSSAKGTHPTIFYTLSNLQYVGLDEEYSIYNFHMNSDQISLRECCVLKKLQECLVNSGVILKESGFQIWLPGYKSLGSTHVENACKIFIKGTLFNIVEVYRLVQFECVYLIINEMFYFTLLLVVSSTVFASDRDTKLEANPYSKVKIKDKKQLLKKISEIFNTAATEDIAIFSRDLLKRKFGKDELLEYSYGNLERSPFVGILPRCVCNYLTCNLPICAALCFNNDIHSNKIFDCLSCFGECIPMFLRCITGDQH; from the exons ATGAATGTCCCACTTCCAAATCCAATTAATCTGATAAAGAAGCTAATTAGGCTTGTTAAGACTGGAGATTCACATAACGATTCGATACTTACAAGAATTTTCAATG ATCATTCGACACCTGATGTGCCGGTGGTATTGAGAGTAGAGTCATATGACGGAACTGATGTTTATTTGTTTGACGGGTCTGAGGTTTATAGGGGCGTGTTGTCGGATAATCACATTAAGGCAGTGTTTGAGTCAAAGCAAGTGCGACCAGGCTCAAAGTTACTCCTGCAGGGAGTAATTTTCAATGAAATTAATGGCGAATTCGTACTGCTCCTCAATTTCAACTCCATTTCCCTGGCCACTAGACGCTCAATAGGAGTCCAGCCGAAATACACGAACGTAATCATCAAAG ATTTGGTGGTAGGAGGAGGAAGAGTCTCAAGAGTCGAGGTTGTGGTTCTGAAATACCTCCCGTTGGTGTATAAGATTTGGTACAAATGCCCTGAAACCATGGAAAAAAAGTGCCTTACACTTTCTGAAAATGAGTATCTTCAAATTACACAAAACCCAGAATCTGAAATTTTAG gAACAATTGAGAGTATATCAACAGTTTATACAATGTACGTTGTGGATGCGTTGGTACTAAATGAAAATGCTCCACTCGACAGACACAAGTTTCTCCTTAAGTCATTTCTCACGATTACTCTCAATAAC GTTGATGATTCTATATCGTATGTTTTGAGACCTCTGACAAGATTTGTGTTGACTAATACGATGATAACCTATCACGcaaatattgattttttcTACGATAACCAACTTGATTTTGAGCCAGTAAAACTATCTAGCACACCTCATAGTAAGCTTGATGTCTTGGAAAGTAATGTGAAGTTCCCAGAGTCACTGGTGAACAAAAGTGAAATGTTAAAGAACATTTTGGATAAACATCCATGTCTATCAGTGCCGGAGTCTATTAGTGAGGATGAATATTAtgaaagaataaaaattaaacctGAGAAAACGAGGTTATTTCTGGGCCAGATCTGTGACCTAAACGGAGTGGTTTTGCACGTGGAGGAGCTTGAGGAATCACCAAAATATTGTTACTTCAGAGTCTATATGAGCACTACAATGCTGAATATTGCGTGTATAAAAGTTAGCTACAAAAATGTGCAGGACCAGAAGAGTCAATTCTCAATTACACCGGATATCAAGAGTCTACATAAGAGACTCAACGATGCAGTTATGACAGTAACGTCAAGCGGATCTGGCCCGGATTCGTCAGCAAAGGGGACCCATCCAACCATTTTTTATACACTATCAAATTTGCAATATGTAGGACTGGATGAGGAGTATTCGATATATAACTTTCACATGAATTCGGATCAg ATATCTCTGAGGGAGTGTTgtgttttaaaaaaactaCAAGAATGTTTGGTTAATAGTGGAGTAATATTGAAGGAATCTGGCTTCCAGATTTGGTTGCCTGGATATAAATCGTTGGGAAGTACACATGTTGAAAATGcgtgtaaaatatttatcaaagGAACGTTATTTAACATTGTGGAAGTTTATAGACTAGTACAATTTGAGTGTGTGTAT ttaattataaatgaaatGTTCTATTTCACTTTGCTTCTGGTAGTTTCTTCTACTGTTTTTGCAAGCGACAGAGACACCAAGTTAGAGGCTAACCCATACTCTAAGGTAAAGATCAAAGACAAAAAACAGCTCTTGAAGAAGATCTCGGAGATTTTTAACACCGCAGCCACTGAGGATATTGCTATTTTCTCAAGAGATCTTCTAAAGCGCAAGTTCGGAAAAGACGAACTGCTGGAATATTCCTACGGGAATCTCGAAAGATCTCCTTTTGTAGGAATACTTCCCCGGTGTGTCTGCAATTATTTGACTTGCAATTTACCCATTTGCGCTGCTCTTTGCTTTAACAACGACATCCACAGCAATAAAATCTTCGATTGTCTTTCCTGCTTTGGAGAGTGTATTCCCATGTTCTTACGCTGTATTACTGGTGATcaacattaa
- a CDS encoding uncharacterized protein (Tap349e08.q2ks7.cand.114 - score = 24.35;~Signal peptide predicted for TA06380 by SignalP 2.0 HMM (Signal peptide probability 0.996, signal anchor probability 0.002) with cleavage site probability 0.433 between residues 23 and 24), protein MMLASKVLYLTFLLFNVLGGCTPFDDYQTQTAAILELLGKKEANRSLIKVVSDCLGKTFNINGKSQDFLRCVNDSLHTDELTNSDDIRFILGNYVVRSSILLYKCYAKKNDIIYCLKVFGDCLPLLMRNLFGFSDYTRRCRRLVHMPHYDKDDGYLQDEDDDYDKEYDPYDDYDDYEDFDDEDLGDYDYDADEEDDGAFSDFPSEKTQHEDDSNTTVQSDITHHGVTHDDTTENIFSRDSLDKDGDTSDSVLVLDTDSEIFQDE, encoded by the exons ATGATGCTCGCATCTAAAGTGTTATACTTGACCTTCCTTCTGTTTAATGTCTTGGGAGGCTGTACCCCGTTCGATGACTATCAAACACAAACTGCCGCGATTCTCGAACTTCTTGGCAAGAAGGAAGCAAATCGTTCACTTATAAAAGTTGTTTCAGACTGTCTTGGAAAGacttttaatataaatggCAAATCTCAGGATTTCCTCCGCTGTGTAAATGACTCACTCCACACCGACGAACTCACTAATTCAGATGATATTAGGTTCATTTTAGGAAATTACGTCGTGAGATCTTCCATTCTACTCTATAAATGTTATGCGAAAAAAAATgacataatttattgtttaaaG GTGTTTGGTGATTGTTTACCATTACTGATGAGGAATTTGTTTGGGTTTAGTGACTACACTAGAAGGTGTAGAAGGCTGGTTCATATGCCTCATTATGATAAAGATGATGGATATTTGCAGGACGAAGATGATGATTATGACAAGGAATACGATCCATATGACGATTACGATGATTATGAAGATTTTGACGATGAGGATCTGGGCGATTATGACTATGATGCTGACGAAGAAGATGATGGCGCGTTTAGTGATTTCCCAAGTGAAAAAACTCAACACGAAGATGACTCTAATACCACTGTACAATCTGACATTACACACCATGGTGTTACACATGATGATACTACAGAGAATATTTTCAGTCGGGATAGTCTTGATAAAGATGGTGATACAAGTGATTCTGTTCTAGTGTTGGACACAGACTCTGAAATTTTCCAAGACGAATAA
- a CDS encoding uncharacterized protein (Tap349e08.q2ks7.cand.113 - score = 63.43;~1 probable transmembrane helix predicted for TA06375 by TMHMM2.0 at aa 4-26;~Signal peptide predicted for TA06375 by SignalP 2.0 HMM (Signal peptide probability 0.972, signal anchor probability 0.019) with cleavage site probability 0.830 between residues 22 and 23;~GPI-Anchor Signal predicted for TA06375 by DGPI v2.04, no cleavage site predicted), giving the protein MYGIRVVWGISLLFCCIMPVFSIPGSPKRGLMSKKQIMLMLDESIRKMIDQPTSEESDKKSLAKYIFLTKSLSVCMSRGKISKSELVSCINSSFTDLEIVPPPQLIHCIGDYLICTGKIFLKRIRKNPEDDHFLSVFSLNISLDILYNLL; this is encoded by the coding sequence atgtATGGAATCCGGGTAGTTTGGGGGATTTCCCTCTTGTTTTGCTGTATTATGCCAGTATTTAGTATACCTGGATCTCCCAAAAGAGGATTAATGAGcaaaaaacaaataatgttaatgtTAGATGAGTCTATTAGGAAAATGATTGATCAACCTACCAGTGAAGAATCTGATAAAAAATCACTAGCAAAGTACATTTTTCTTACAAAATCGCTCTCAGTATGTATGAGCAGAGggaaaatttcaaaatcaGAACTCGTTTCATGTATTAATTCGAGTTTTACTGACCTTGAAATCGTTCCTCCTCCACAATTAATTCACTGCATTGGAGATTACCTAATTTGTACGGGTAAAATTTTTCTTAAAAGGATCAGAAAAAACCCCGAAGATGATCACTTTTTATCagtattttcattaaacaTTTCTTTagatattttatacaatctgttataa
- a CDS encoding uncharacterized protein (Tap349e08.q2ks7.cand.112 - score = 22.78;~Signal peptide predicted for TA06355 by SignalP 2.0 HMM (Signal peptide probability 0.979, signal anchor probability 0.000) with cleavage site probability 0.797 between residues 20 and 21) produces MKVWVKFVVLVFLRLVPVYCNFSQVKLTLHRMFKNKDFGESLDQLVNNYKYTTESIENSFRRCLENEMDDNKIMACFISGLYRERVLEQHKLLLCIAEYAKNAAMNCIIACLNNYTPECFKVTYF; encoded by the coding sequence ATGAAGGTTTGGGTGAAGTTTGTGGTTTTGGTGTTTTTGAGGCTTGTTCCAGTTTATTGTAATTTCAGTCAAGTGAAGTTAACGCTTCACAGAATGTTTAAAAACAAGGATTTTGGAGAATCTCTGGATCAATTGGTTAACAATTACAAATATACAACGGAGTCAATTGAGAATTCTTTTAGACGTTGCCTGGAGAATGAGATGGACGACAACAAGATTATGGCTTGTTTTATTTCAGGTCTCTATAGGGAACGTGTTCTGGAACAACACAAACTGCTTCTTTGTATCGCTGAATATGCCAAGAACGCGGCCATGAACTGTATTATCGCTTGCCTTAACAACTACACGCCCGAGTGTTTTAAGGTAActtatttctaa